TGTGTCCTCTAGAGATGCAGACGTTACTTTAGAATTTTTGGAACAATGGGATTCGAAAGTTCCACCTATCACTGAAGAGCAAGAGAAACGTTTATCAAGAAAAGTGACGTGGATTGTTGTGTCGCTAACAGCATTCATCAATTTGATTCTTTACTCAGATAAAGCAACTTCGTCTTATGCGTCAATTCTAGGgctttttgaagaaattgggATGACTCAAAATCAATATAACAATTCCAATACGTTGTTTTACGTTGGGTTCATCGTGGGTCAAGTaaatttgatttttgtCCAGAAATACCCATTGAAATATGTAGTTAGTTCGATGACTGCTTTATGGACGgttttggtgtttttgCATTGTACAGCTTCAAGTTACAAGGGCTGGTATGCTTTGAGATTTTTCCTAGGATTTGTGGAGTCGATTGCTTTGCCATGTTTGAATACCACCATGTCTCAATTTTTAACCGCGGATGAAAAGGCTGCCACAGCACCTATTTTCTACAGTACATGTGTTGGTGTCACAATTCCAGTTGGGTTTATTGCATATGGTGTGTTGAATATCAAACATAGTCCAGTTTCTTTGTGGAAAATCTTTATGATCATTATTGGGGGTTGCACCTTCCTTCTTACGATTCTCATTTTAGCTGTGTACCCCAATAATCCAACGGATGCCGTATTCTTGaacgatgaagaaaaggtaTGGGTTATTAGGAGAGTTCAAAATACAACAAACTCCTCCATCGAACAAAAAGTCATCAAAAAGTATCAGATTAAAGAAGCTCTATATGACCCAATTTCATGGCTGTTTGGCTTGTTCTTCTTATTACAGCAATTAGCTAACAACTTGACttatcaacaaaatattttgttcaagtCGATCGGTAATATTTCAAGTTTGGATTCTACCCTAGTTTCTGTTGCCGCCGGTGGTTTTGCAGTGATATGTTGTATCATAGCCACCACTTTCTTGCTATATCAGAAGAATTTCACAGCCTTTTCTGTGGTGTTTTGGACAATACCTTCTTTCGTTGGTTCTATTGCCATGGTTTCCCTTCCATTCCACGCTCATATTGCACTATTAGGTATGTTATGTTTAGCATCCCCAGCTTTTGGTGTGCCTTGGATCCTAATGTTCAGTTGGAACTCTGCCACTTGTTCTGGTTATACCAAGAGATTAACAAGAAATGCTATTGTCATGTTCTTTTACTGTGTAGCCAACTTAATCTCACCTCAACTATGGCAGGACAAGGATGGTCCAAGATATTATCCAGCTTGGATTGTGCAAATTGTTCTATCGTTTTCGATCGCCCCACTTATTGCTTTGGTCATCTGGTACATTTTACGTAAGAGAAACATTGAAAGAGTAAAGGCGTTGagcgaagaagaaaagaagttcgGTTTGATCGAGGTTAATGGCGAAAAACTAAAGGCAAATATTGCAATGCTTGACTTGACTGATCTAGAGAACAAGACATTCATATATCCATTGTAACCAGTGCTAGATTATTCGAAACTTTATTCAACttaatatcatatatataataatataatataacatAATATAATCCAATGTGTTAATGTATATAAATgtaaaacaaataatacGGAATGCGGTTATATATAACTACGGtattatatttgaagaTGTGAATAATGCATACACTCCTATTTCCATATATTAACTACTCCTTCAAAAGCTCTTCCAAAATCTTATTGGCCGTATCATTATCTTCTAGATTCATGCTCTTAATATTTAGTCTTTTTAAGACCTCTATCACACTATGTCTTTCAAATCCTTGTCCGATAAATTGATTCACTAattcttgatcaattcCGTAAAGATCGGCTTCATCTGGTT
This genomic interval from Kluyveromyces marxianus DMKU3-1042 DNA, complete genome, chromosome 4 contains the following:
- the YCT1 gene encoding uncharacterized protein; this translates as MISGASSSSSLENDDREVRDVEKFGKVTSLITEGHAIEHFSDDSEIDVKIGAGTDSNSGKKYKIVSSRDADVTLEFLEQWDSKVPPITEEQEKRLSRKVTWIVVSLTAFINLILYSDKATSSYASILGLFEEIGMTQNQYNNSNTLFYVGFIVGQVNLIFVQKYPLKYVVSSMTALWTVLVFLHCTASSYKGWYALRFFLGFVESIALPCLNTTMSQFLTADEKAATAPIFYSTCVGVTIPVGFIAYGVLNIKHSPVSLWKIFMIIIGGCTFLLTILILAVYPNNPTDAVFLNDEEKVWVIRRVQNTTNSSIEQKVIKKYQIKEALYDPISWLFGLFFLLQQLANNLTYQQNILFKSIGNISSLDSTLVSVAAGGFAVICCIIATTFLLYQKNFTAFSVVFWTIPSFVGSIAMVSLPFHAHIALLGMLCLASPAFGVPWILMFSWNSATCSGYTKRLTRNAIVMFFYCVANLISPQLWQDKDGPRYYPAWIVQIVLSFSIAPLIALVIWYILRKRNIERVKALSEEEKKFGLIEVNGEKLKANIAMLDLTDLENKTFIYPL